One window from the genome of Natronomonas pharaonis DSM 2160 encodes:
- the trpC gene encoding indole-3-glycerol phosphate synthase: MDTSGELSPAVRSILSAAEERDGGETRCTVDARSLPDALDAAADGGRAPVIAELKPTSPTTDGERTDDPVELAEEMVAGGAAALSVLTEPEHFGGSTETLRRVREAVSVPVLRKDFLLREAQLDAVASDVVLLIARFVDDLDGLLAAARERGFQVLVEVHTPGEARTALDAGADIIGVNNRDLAELSVDLSTFESVVESVPELRDGSVTLIAESGIETREDVTRMRSAGADGLLVGSAIMDGDVRENTERLTDV, from the coding sequence ATGGACACTAGTGGCGAGCTATCTCCAGCCGTCCGTTCTATCCTCTCGGCAGCCGAGGAGCGGGACGGCGGCGAGACGCGCTGTACCGTCGACGCGCGGTCATTACCCGATGCACTCGATGCCGCTGCCGACGGCGGCCGCGCGCCGGTCATCGCGGAACTCAAGCCGACGAGTCCGACGACCGACGGCGAACGGACCGATGACCCGGTCGAACTCGCCGAAGAGATGGTCGCCGGCGGTGCGGCGGCATTGTCGGTGCTGACCGAACCCGAGCATTTCGGCGGGTCGACCGAAACCCTCCGCCGGGTCCGAGAGGCGGTTTCGGTCCCCGTTCTGCGGAAGGATTTCCTGCTCAGAGAGGCCCAGCTTGACGCCGTCGCGTCCGATGTCGTACTGCTTATTGCTCGGTTCGTCGATGACCTCGACGGACTGCTGGCGGCGGCCCGGGAGCGCGGCTTTCAGGTCCTTGTGGAGGTTCATACCCCCGGGGAAGCCCGCACAGCGCTTGACGCCGGAGCCGATATCATCGGGGTGAACAACCGCGACCTCGCGGAGCTTTCGGTCGACCTCTCGACGTTCGAGTCGGTCGTCGAATCGGTTCCGGAGCTACGCGACGGGAGCGTCACCCTGATTGCGGAAAGCGGCATAGAGACGCGCGAAGACGTGACACGGATGCGGTCGGCCGGTGCCGACGGCCTGCTCGTCGGCTCGGCCATCATGGACGGCGATGTCCGCGAGAACACGGAGCGACTCACAGATGTCTGA
- a CDS encoding electron transfer flavoprotein subunit alpha/FixB family protein, whose amino-acid sequence MTVLAITEHRRGELRDVSLELVSAGRELADELGGDLALAVIGGDVDAFADELNRDGVDTIYTVDEGEEFNHGVYTQAIEQLHDELDPTALLMPNSVNGLDYAPAVAQSLDIPLVTDVIGLEGDETVEVTREQYGGKVETTYDIDADQYALTVRPAEWPTAEADGDAAIEAFDADIDEDALGTTVNGFEEVGGGDVDISEADVLVSVGRGIEEEENLPLVEELADALDATLSSSRPIVDNGWLPANRQVGQSGKVVTPDVYIAIGISGAVQHVAGMKGSDTIVAINTDPNAPIYDIADYGIVDDLFEVVPELIEEFGGEAPDV is encoded by the coding sequence ATGACGGTTCTCGCGATTACCGAACACCGACGCGGCGAGCTCCGCGATGTCTCCCTTGAGCTCGTGTCAGCAGGCCGCGAACTCGCCGACGAGCTCGGCGGCGACCTCGCGCTGGCGGTCATCGGCGGCGATGTCGATGCCTTCGCCGACGAGCTGAACCGAGACGGCGTCGACACCATCTACACTGTCGACGAGGGCGAGGAGTTCAACCACGGCGTCTACACGCAGGCCATCGAGCAGCTCCACGACGAGCTTGACCCGACGGCGCTTTTGATGCCGAACTCGGTCAACGGCCTCGACTACGCGCCTGCCGTGGCCCAGAGCCTCGACATTCCGCTTGTCACCGACGTTATCGGGCTGGAAGGCGACGAGACGGTCGAGGTGACCCGCGAGCAGTACGGTGGAAAGGTCGAGACGACCTACGACATCGACGCCGACCAGTATGCGCTGACGGTACGGCCGGCCGAATGGCCGACCGCCGAGGCCGACGGTGACGCGGCTATCGAGGCGTTCGATGCGGACATCGACGAGGACGCGCTCGGAACGACGGTCAACGGCTTCGAAGAGGTCGGCGGCGGCGACGTCGACATCAGCGAGGCTGACGTGCTCGTCTCCGTCGGTCGTGGCATCGAAGAAGAGGAGAACCTCCCGCTGGTCGAAGAGCTGGCGGATGCACTGGACGCGACGCTTTCGTCGTCGCGACCGATTGTGGACAACGGATGGCTGCCCGCCAACCGGCAGGTCGGCCAGTCCGGGAAGGTCGTCACGCCGGATGTCTACATCGCCATCGGTATCTCCGGTGCGGTCCAGCACGTCGCCGGCATGAAAGGTTCGGACACCATCGTGGCGATTAACACGGACCCGAACGCGCCGATTTACGACATTGCGGACTACGGCATCGTCGACGACCTCTTCGAGGTCGTGCCCGAACTCATCGAGGAGTTCGGCGGCGAAGCCCCCGACGTCTGA
- a CDS encoding electron transfer flavoprotein subunit beta/FixA family protein: MKILVTVKEVAEVDDEFDISGLDIDEGSLEYDLNEWDDYAVEEAVQISEERDDVEVVTVTIGPERADETIRMALAKGADRAIRVWDDALEGTQFLDVDAKAEIIAAVAEAEDPDFVLSGVQAGDDSNGATGVALAELLDFEWGAVVNDLDLDDAAETASVHRELEGGIEELTDVDLPAVLTIQTGINEPRYASLRGIRQAQRKPLDVQDLSELGLDADVVESPVERTEMYEPESEGDATIWEGDADQTAGELAAFLRDKGVVEG; encoded by the coding sequence ATGAAAATACTCGTCACCGTCAAAGAGGTGGCCGAAGTCGACGACGAGTTCGATATCTCCGGACTCGACATCGACGAAGGCTCCCTCGAATACGACCTCAACGAATGGGACGACTACGCCGTTGAGGAAGCCGTACAGATAAGCGAGGAGCGCGACGACGTCGAAGTCGTCACTGTCACCATCGGCCCCGAACGCGCCGATGAGACCATCCGGATGGCCCTCGCGAAGGGAGCCGACCGCGCCATCCGCGTATGGGACGACGCTCTCGAAGGCACCCAGTTCCTCGATGTCGACGCCAAGGCCGAAATCATCGCCGCCGTCGCCGAAGCCGAAGACCCCGACTTCGTCCTCTCCGGCGTCCAGGCCGGCGACGACTCCAACGGCGCTACCGGCGTCGCACTCGCCGAGCTCCTCGACTTCGAATGGGGAGCCGTCGTCAACGACCTCGACCTCGACGACGCCGCCGAAACCGCCAGCGTCCACCGCGAACTCGAAGGCGGTATCGAGGAGCTGACCGATGTCGACCTGCCCGCCGTCCTCACCATCCAGACCGGTATCAACGAGCCGCGCTACGCTAGCCTCCGCGGCATCCGGCAGGCCCAGCGCAAACCCCTCGACGTACAGGACCTCTCCGAACTCGGCCTCGATGCCGATGTCGTCGAGTCGCCCGTTGAGCGCACTGAAATGTACGAGCCCGAATCCGAAGGCGACGCCACCATCTGGGAGGGCGACGCAGACCAAACCGCCGGTGAACTTGCCGCCTTCCTCCGCGACAAAGGGGTGGTTGAAGGATGA
- a CDS encoding DUF5813 family protein: MSDELPEKAVRAFERHDAFERDGEWFTVTTTTFDGRVTAEETDDWALSYTVEVRAPMLSSATEEVVGPAVEDGWFDTYDRRLEDAPMAVRQDLELDEQRVFEEAGDAVAVFGFEWGNADHVPDMTKAIAEYVEGTYMEGIVPGYEYGQPVSEMLSQARQSAGESGRGPMPL, from the coding sequence ATGAGCGACGAACTCCCCGAGAAGGCGGTTCGAGCCTTCGAGCGGCACGATGCCTTCGAGCGCGACGGCGAGTGGTTCACCGTGACGACGACGACGTTCGACGGCCGTGTCACCGCCGAAGAAACGGACGATTGGGCGCTTTCATATACTGTCGAAGTCCGTGCACCGATGCTGTCGTCGGCGACTGAGGAAGTCGTCGGCCCGGCGGTCGAGGACGGCTGGTTCGATACCTACGACCGACGGCTCGAAGACGCGCCGATGGCGGTTAGACAGGACCTCGAACTCGACGAACAGCGAGTGTTCGAGGAGGCCGGCGATGCGGTCGCCGTCTTCGGGTTTGAATGGGGTAACGCCGACCACGTCCCCGACATGACGAAAGCGATAGCCGAATACGTCGAGGGAACATACATGGAAGGCATCGTACCCGGATACGAGTACGGCCAGCCCGTCTCGGAGATGCTCTCGCAGGCCCGACAGTCGGCCGGCGAGAGCGGCCGAGGACCGATGCCGCTCTGA
- a CDS encoding ferredoxin, with protein MPDEPVDPSDIGEGDAPPVEAAPYKIIFEANKCIAAGKCAEVSANWEMDIDTGIAKPDVYFFDESDLEHNIEAAEACPAKKDRGVIHVVDRRTDEELAPDPKGDGTLSVDW; from the coding sequence ATGCCCGACGAACCTGTCGACCCAAGCGACATCGGCGAAGGGGACGCGCCGCCAGTCGAAGCGGCCCCATACAAGATCATCTTCGAGGCCAACAAATGCATCGCGGCCGGCAAGTGCGCGGAGGTGTCGGCCAACTGGGAGATGGACATCGACACCGGCATCGCAAAGCCCGACGTGTACTTTTTCGACGAGTCCGACCTGGAACACAACATCGAAGCGGCCGAAGCCTGCCCGGCAAAAAAGGACCGTGGCGTCATCCACGTCGTCGACCGACGGACCGACGAGGAACTCGCCCCCGACCCGAAGGGCGACGGCACGCTGAGCGTCGATTGGTGA
- a CDS encoding NAD-binding protein: MTDTGERDGSRAVRSVRWLGSRLPFLLTAIVAVLSVVTGIVNIGATGVSGPFAAYIPEAMARTAGFTGALTGFLMLLSAYGLRRCYRIAWYSTLVLLPITALQGLAQSSVVSYPLVGLSAISLPVVLLNYSYFDRAANLTTTQLASLAAVVFVQVYGTIGAYALQDEFEGINTILDAFYFTLVTASTVGYGDITATTQFGRLFSMSVLLTGVSSFGVAVGTLLGPLIEARLATALGNMSDKQLDLLDDHFIVIGYGDLTEPILESLGTASAVVVVPDPEDAKRLRDRDYEVITADPSDEDPLQRVHIERAKGLIAATNDDAQDAMTVLTARELNPELRIVAAATDRENVRKLRRAGADTVLSPSVLGGRLLVESAFGNDDPEQVLNELLGVGKD, translated from the coding sequence ATGACCGACACAGGGGAGCGCGACGGCAGCCGGGCCGTCCGCAGCGTCCGCTGGCTTGGAAGCAGGCTCCCATTTCTGCTCACCGCTATCGTCGCCGTGCTCTCTGTCGTTACGGGCATCGTAAATATCGGTGCGACGGGTGTCTCGGGCCCCTTTGCGGCCTACATTCCGGAGGCGATGGCTCGAACGGCTGGCTTTACTGGTGCACTGACCGGGTTTTTGATGCTCCTCAGCGCGTACGGGCTCCGCCGGTGCTATCGCATCGCGTGGTACTCGACGCTGGTGTTGCTACCGATAACGGCCCTGCAGGGGCTGGCTCAGTCGAGCGTCGTCTCCTATCCCCTAGTGGGACTTTCGGCCATCTCGCTTCCGGTCGTTCTACTCAACTACAGCTACTTCGACCGCGCTGCGAACCTCACAACAACCCAGTTGGCATCGCTCGCGGCCGTAGTTTTTGTACAGGTCTACGGGACCATCGGAGCCTATGCGCTTCAAGACGAGTTCGAAGGCATCAATACGATACTTGATGCGTTCTACTTTACGCTTGTCACTGCTTCAACGGTCGGCTACGGCGACATCACTGCAACGACACAGTTCGGCCGGCTCTTTTCGATGTCAGTGCTCTTGACCGGCGTGTCAAGCTTCGGTGTCGCCGTCGGTACACTCCTTGGACCGCTCATCGAAGCCCGTCTTGCAACCGCACTCGGAAACATGAGCGACAAACAACTCGATTTGCTCGATGACCATTTCATCGTCATCGGCTACGGCGACCTGACAGAACCGATTCTCGAAAGCCTCGGTACCGCTTCGGCGGTCGTTGTCGTTCCCGACCCAGAGGATGCAAAGCGGCTTCGCGACCGCGACTACGAAGTCATCACGGCCGACCCGAGCGACGAGGACCCGTTACAGCGAGTCCACATCGAGCGTGCAAAGGGGCTCATCGCCGCCACAAACGACGATGCGCAGGACGCGATGACTGTCTTGACCGCACGGGAGTTGAACCCCGAGCTCCGAATCGTCGCGGCCGCGACCGATAGAGAAAACGTCCGTAAGCTCCGGCGGGCAGGAGCAGACACGGTGTTGAGCCCATCTGTCCTCGGCGGCCGGTTGCTCGTTGAGTCGGCGTTCGGCAACGACGACCCCGAACAGGTGCTCAACGAACTGCTCGGTGTCGGAAAAGACTGA
- a CDS encoding nucleoside phosphorylase, with protein sequence MAKQPHLLVESGELADIALVPGDPGRVDRIADHCDDSEVVAENREYKVVNATYEGRELTICSTGIGSPSAAIAAEELAAVGVETFIRVGTTGALQSDIEIGDMVVATGAAKDEGTTKRYESTAVPAVPDYEVLDSLVDAAEARDAPVHVGPIATDDAFYAETETYVAEWEAAGLLCVEMEAAALFTLARRNGLSAGAICTVDGNLIEGTQKGETDDEELPEKAKDNVGRAIRIALEATTKL encoded by the coding sequence ATGGCAAAGCAGCCGCATCTCCTCGTCGAATCGGGCGAACTCGCAGACATCGCACTCGTTCCCGGCGACCCCGGGCGGGTCGACCGTATCGCCGACCACTGCGACGACAGCGAAGTCGTCGCGGAGAACCGAGAGTACAAGGTCGTAAACGCCACCTACGAGGGTCGTGAGTTGACTATTTGCTCGACCGGCATCGGGTCGCCGTCAGCCGCAATCGCCGCCGAAGAACTCGCCGCGGTCGGCGTCGAGACGTTCATCCGCGTCGGAACGACGGGCGCGCTCCAGTCGGACATCGAAATCGGGGATATGGTTGTCGCGACGGGGGCGGCCAAAGACGAAGGAACCACGAAGCGATACGAGTCGACGGCGGTGCCGGCTGTTCCTGACTACGAAGTGCTCGACTCGCTGGTCGACGCGGCCGAGGCGCGCGATGCACCTGTCCACGTCGGCCCTATCGCCACCGACGACGCATTCTACGCTGAGACGGAGACCTACGTCGCTGAGTGGGAGGCGGCAGGACTGCTCTGTGTCGAGATGGAGGCCGCCGCGCTGTTTACACTCGCACGCCGGAACGGGCTCAGCGCCGGCGCTATCTGTACTGTCGACGGGAACCTCATCGAAGGGACCCAGAAAGGCGAAACCGACGACGAGGAACTCCCGGAGAAAGCCAAGGACAACGTCGGCCGCGCCATCCGCATCGCGCTTGAGGCGACGACCAAGCTCTAG
- a CDS encoding HAD family hydrolase: MTVGYLFDFDRTLVTYEPDIPGIFRNACEAVGVEPPDDAADIIRTGYVETFCAFDESPYLGAARAARDAGLDVDPERLAEAHIEAELAATTVPDGVGDLLASLSSVGIVTNGYGPVQRRKLAETGLEPHVDAVVCADDVEAFKPDNAPFDAITAALPAGDYVMVGDSVEYDIRPAAERGYRTVYVGDGDAAEADICLSSPAHLPALPRRLDAVEPTDF; encoded by the coding sequence GTGACCGTCGGCTATCTCTTCGACTTTGACCGGACGCTCGTCACCTACGAGCCGGACATCCCGGGCATCTTCCGGAATGCCTGCGAGGCGGTGGGTGTCGAGCCGCCCGACGACGCCGCCGATATCATCAGAACCGGGTACGTTGAGACGTTCTGTGCCTTCGATGAGAGCCCCTACCTCGGCGCCGCACGGGCGGCCCGGGACGCTGGCCTCGATGTCGACCCGGAGCGGCTCGCCGAGGCACACATCGAGGCCGAACTGGCTGCGACGACCGTTCCCGACGGTGTCGGTGACCTGCTGGCCTCGTTGTCGTCGGTTGGCATCGTCACGAACGGCTACGGTCCCGTACAGCGCCGGAAACTCGCCGAGACCGGACTGGAACCGCACGTCGACGCGGTCGTCTGCGCCGACGACGTGGAGGCGTTCAAGCCCGACAACGCCCCGTTCGACGCCATCACTGCAGCGCTGCCGGCCGGTGACTACGTTATGGTCGGCGACAGCGTTGAGTACGACATCCGGCCCGCAGCCGAGCGCGGCTACCGGACAGTCTACGTCGGTGACGGCGACGCGGCTGAAGCTGACATCTGCCTTTCGAGCCCCGCCCACCTGCCGGCGCTACCGCGGCGGCTCGATGCCGTCGAGCCGACCGACTTTTGA
- a CDS encoding carbohydrate kinase family protein, producing MRVVCAGHLNWDIRLRVDRLPAPDSEGRIKDRTESGGGSAANVAVGLSSLGCAPAMLGSVGDDDRGNSARGRLERADVRQYVRTVEDAETTAKYVFTDDDGEVAMLESGGANEAFEADDLPSKALVDADMLHLTGQDPQTAAELAERAVDHDVLVSFDPGRRVDSRDYSTTLRRTDLLFVNRREAAAVDIAVPWRITKLGGDGAVCAGPEGAEISHPGFDIETVRDTTGAGDAFAAGFLAAWFEDTDPERALSVANAAGALAAGTRGVDIDLSWDRINDLRKDQPR from the coding sequence ATGCGCGTCGTCTGTGCGGGCCATCTCAACTGGGACATCCGGCTTCGGGTCGACCGGCTGCCGGCCCCCGACAGCGAGGGGCGAATCAAAGACCGGACCGAATCGGGCGGTGGCAGTGCCGCTAACGTCGCCGTCGGGCTGTCGTCGCTCGGCTGTGCGCCGGCGATGCTTGGCAGCGTCGGCGACGACGACCGGGGCAATAGCGCTCGTGGGCGGCTCGAACGGGCGGACGTTCGACAGTACGTCCGGACTGTCGAGGATGCCGAAACGACAGCGAAGTATGTGTTCACAGACGACGACGGCGAGGTTGCGATGCTCGAAAGCGGGGGGGCAAACGAGGCGTTCGAGGCCGACGACCTCCCCTCCAAAGCACTTGTCGACGCCGACATGCTGCATCTGACCGGACAGGACCCACAGACTGCGGCCGAACTGGCAGAGCGGGCCGTCGACCACGACGTTCTGGTGAGCTTCGACCCCGGACGCCGCGTCGATAGCCGCGACTACAGCACAACACTCCGTCGGACTGACCTGCTCTTTGTCAACCGGCGGGAGGCCGCCGCCGTCGATATCGCGGTGCCGTGGCGAATCACCAAACTCGGCGGCGACGGAGCCGTCTGTGCCGGGCCAGAGGGTGCGGAGATATCCCACCCCGGATTCGACATCGAAACGGTTCGGGATACGACCGGTGCGGGCGATGCGTTCGCCGCGGGCTTTCTCGCAGCGTGGTTCGAGGATACTGACCCAGAGCGGGCGCTTTCGGTCGCCAACGCCGCCGGTGCGCTCGCGGCAGGCACTCGCGGTGTCGACATCGACCTCTCGTGGGACCGCATCAACGACCTCCGGAAAGACCAGCCCCGATAG
- a CDS encoding sulfurtransferase encodes MTEHDSPTLVSADWVEEHLEDFQSDDPEYRLLEVNNPTVTADSEYTPYEEGHIPGAIFFDWDDDLSDETTRDILDKDAFEELNAEAGITEESTIVLYGGGRVPNWFALFAYWQYRYFGHDDVRIIDGGKPYWVENDYPLTADEQAFAAQEYEASGPYESIRAYKSDVEQAIDSGIPLVDVRSPEEFTGEVIAPEGLQETAQRGGHIPGAKSVPTTSVLDDDGTFKGPDELRELYEDVGITEDQSVITYCRVGERSSIEWYVLAELLGFDDVQNYDGSWTEWGNTIRAPIETGDAE; translated from the coding sequence ATGACGGAACACGATTCACCGACGCTCGTTTCGGCCGACTGGGTAGAAGAGCACCTTGAGGACTTCCAATCTGACGACCCCGAGTATCGTCTTCTCGAAGTGAACAATCCGACGGTGACCGCCGACTCGGAGTACACCCCCTACGAGGAGGGCCACATCCCGGGTGCGATATTCTTCGACTGGGACGACGACCTCAGCGACGAGACGACCCGCGACATCCTCGACAAGGACGCCTTCGAGGAGCTAAACGCCGAGGCTGGTATCACCGAGGAATCGACTATCGTTCTCTACGGTGGCGGCCGCGTTCCCAACTGGTTTGCGCTGTTTGCCTACTGGCAGTACCGGTACTTCGGTCACGATGACGTCCGCATCATCGACGGTGGAAAGCCCTACTGGGTCGAAAACGACTATCCACTAACTGCCGACGAGCAGGCGTTCGCCGCCCAAGAATACGAAGCCTCCGGCCCCTACGAGAGCATTCGCGCCTACAAGAGCGACGTTGAGCAGGCCATCGACTCCGGCATTCCGCTCGTTGATGTCCGCTCGCCGGAGGAGTTCACCGGCGAAGTCATCGCTCCCGAAGGACTACAGGAGACTGCCCAGCGTGGCGGCCATATCCCCGGCGCAAAGAGCGTCCCCACCACGTCAGTGCTCGACGATGATGGAACGTTCAAAGGCCCGGACGAACTCCGTGAACTCTACGAGGATGTCGGCATCACCGAAGACCAGTCGGTCATCACCTACTGCCGTGTCGGCGAGCGGTCGTCCATCGAGTGGTACGTTCTCGCCGAACTGCTGGGCTTCGATGACGTCCAGAACTACGACGGCTCGTGGACCGAGTGGGGCAACACCATCCGTGCCCCCATCGAGACCGGCGACGCCGAATAA
- a CDS encoding DUF63 family protein: MVLPSDFALPALPYLAALALGGVVAVVLLYRRRPPVTERTVAALAPWMAAGGTLYALYQAGAAPEPLAPLFSAPAVYVSVGVLAGGVWAGVADRDGSTWSLTGAAGPLAASGSVLLAAALVAAALAETPDTMGTSAAGSAVILAASIAATAVAWVLLSRTAEVSATGAVGVLAVFGHTLDGISTAVGYDLLGFGEQTPLSRIILEAGAALPPDIGGGWLFALVKIALGGAIVVLFESYVREAPAEGYLVLGLVAAVGFGPGFHNLVLFALL, translated from the coding sequence GTGGTACTCCCATCGGATTTCGCATTGCCGGCGCTGCCGTACCTCGCCGCATTGGCGCTCGGAGGGGTGGTGGCGGTCGTGCTACTGTATCGGCGTCGGCCGCCGGTCACAGAGCGAACGGTGGCGGCGTTGGCACCGTGGATGGCTGCCGGGGGTACGCTGTATGCACTCTATCAGGCCGGCGCGGCCCCGGAGCCGCTCGCGCCACTCTTCAGCGCACCCGCAGTCTACGTCTCGGTCGGTGTCCTCGCCGGGGGTGTCTGGGCTGGCGTCGCCGATAGGGATGGGTCGACATGGTCGTTGACTGGGGCTGCCGGGCCGCTCGCGGCTTCCGGCAGTGTGCTGCTTGCTGCCGCACTCGTCGCGGCCGCGCTGGCGGAGACTCCGGACACGATGGGAACGAGCGCCGCCGGGTCAGCAGTGATTCTTGCTGCCTCGATTGCCGCAACCGCGGTCGCCTGGGTGCTCCTCAGTCGGACCGCCGAAGTGTCCGCAACCGGCGCTGTCGGCGTCCTTGCGGTCTTCGGTCACACACTCGACGGTATTTCAACGGCCGTCGGCTACGACCTGCTTGGCTTCGGCGAGCAGACGCCGCTGTCCAGGATAATCCTCGAAGCCGGTGCGGCGCTCCCCCCCGACATCGGCGGCGGCTGGCTGTTCGCGCTCGTGAAAATAGCGCTTGGGGGCGCCATCGTCGTGCTGTTTGAAAGCTACGTCCGCGAGGCGCCTGCCGAGGGGTATCTCGTCTTGGGTCTCGTTGCGGCCGTCGGCTTCGGTCCCGGATTCCACAATCTGGTGCTCTTTGCGCTGCTGTAG
- the map gene encoding type II methionyl aminopeptidase, which produces MSVDLSDEKFEKHREAGEILAQVREEAAERVEVGVSHLDVAEYAEERIRELGGEPAFPVNISIDEEAAHATPAPDDESEFGEEMVNLDIGVHVDGWLADTAVTVDLSGNAELAEASAEALEAAIDVVEPGVHTGEIGAEIESVIDGYGYNPVVNLSGHGLGHWEQHTEPNIPNRGVQQGVELEVGDVVAIEPFATDGGGKVSEGATEEIYALEREASVRDRGARQALEQIVEEFKTLPFARRWLETSRAEMALRRLKQKNVVHGYPVLKEEDGCLVSQKEHTVLVTEDGCEVTTRPR; this is translated from the coding sequence ATGAGTGTCGACCTCAGCGACGAGAAGTTCGAGAAACACCGTGAGGCCGGCGAGATTCTCGCACAGGTCCGCGAGGAAGCCGCCGAGCGGGTCGAGGTCGGTGTGAGCCACCTCGACGTCGCCGAATACGCCGAAGAGCGCATTCGCGAACTCGGCGGCGAGCCGGCTTTTCCGGTCAACATCAGCATCGACGAGGAGGCCGCCCACGCAACGCCAGCCCCCGACGACGAAAGCGAGTTCGGCGAGGAGATGGTGAACCTCGACATCGGCGTCCACGTCGACGGCTGGCTTGCCGACACCGCCGTTACCGTCGACCTCTCCGGAAACGCCGAACTGGCGGAGGCTTCCGCCGAAGCGCTTGAGGCGGCCATCGACGTCGTCGAGCCGGGCGTCCACACGGGCGAAATCGGCGCCGAGATCGAGTCAGTCATCGATGGCTACGGCTACAACCCGGTTGTCAACCTCTCGGGACACGGCCTCGGCCACTGGGAGCAGCACACCGAACCCAATATTCCGAACCGCGGCGTCCAGCAGGGCGTCGAACTGGAGGTCGGCGACGTGGTTGCTATCGAGCCCTTCGCAACCGACGGCGGCGGCAAAGTGAGCGAGGGCGCCACGGAAGAAATCTACGCGCTCGAACGGGAGGCGAGCGTCCGCGACCGCGGGGCACGACAGGCGCTCGAACAGATTGTCGAGGAGTTCAAGACGCTTCCCTTCGCCCGCCGATGGCTGGAGACGAGCCGCGCCGAGATGGCGCTTCGGCGACTCAAGCAAAAGAACGTCGTCCACGGCTATCCCGTCCTCAAGGAAGAGGACGGCTGTCTTGTCAGCCAAAAGGAGCACACGGTGCTCGTGACCGAAGACGGCTGTGAAGTGACGACGCGGCCGCGCTAG
- a CDS encoding DUF7835 family putative zinc beta-ribbon protein: MATRIDDDDAGMTEPCADCGRETPHDVSIELRTESDRAENAQFSREPYRVTSCRLCGRERSIRMNNE; encoded by the coding sequence ATGGCAACCCGAATCGACGACGATGACGCTGGAATGACAGAACCGTGTGCGGACTGCGGCCGGGAGACGCCACACGACGTGAGCATTGAGCTCCGTACCGAGAGCGACCGGGCGGAAAACGCGCAGTTCTCCCGGGAGCCGTATCGCGTTACATCGTGTCGGCTCTGCGGCCGGGAGCGGTCGATTCGAATGAACAACGAGTAA
- a CDS encoding HIT family protein yields MDQVFAPWRIKWVEREDKNEAIDGCPFCVLPERDDASESLVVAESEHAFVLLNNYPYNPGHAMVIPRPHVGEYPELEPDVLFDHARLKQRTIEALNAAFEPDGINAGLNLGEASGGSIDDHLHTHLVPRWHGDTNFMPVCSDTKVIVQAVEETHEQLMEAFAAQPDTEPLDSGAVFVDI; encoded by the coding sequence ATGGACCAGGTGTTCGCGCCGTGGCGCATCAAGTGGGTCGAACGCGAGGACAAAAACGAGGCCATCGATGGGTGCCCGTTCTGTGTGCTTCCGGAGCGTGACGACGCCAGTGAGTCGCTGGTCGTTGCCGAGTCCGAACACGCCTTCGTGCTGCTGAACAACTATCCCTACAACCCCGGTCACGCGATGGTCATCCCACGACCGCACGTCGGGGAGTATCCCGAACTGGAGCCGGATGTCCTGTTCGACCACGCGCGGCTCAAGCAGCGCACCATCGAAGCGCTCAATGCGGCCTTCGAACCCGACGGCATCAACGCCGGACTCAACCTCGGCGAGGCGTCAGGGGGGTCCATCGACGACCACCTCCACACCCATCTCGTCCCGCGGTGGCACGGCGATACGAACTTCATGCCGGTCTGTTCGGACACGAAAGTCATCGTCCAGGCGGTCGAAGAAACCCACGAGCAACTCATGGAGGCGTTCGCCGCCCAGCCCGATACGGAACCGCTCGACAGCGGTGCCGTCTTTGTCGACATCTAA